One Trichoderma asperellum chromosome 5, complete sequence genomic region harbors:
- the COT2 gene encoding Glucan synthesis regulatory protein (EggNog:ENOG41~antiSMASH:Cluster_5.4), which produces MAALGSAFRTFWHTMTSNDRHSDFDSPQRTGRHVPLQNGRHIMTGIATASDSRADIHSPYFDDSRDPSAQGSPTNGNRGYSPGLRSQNVNKDGFEVQSPGDVAMQSFENGVPPPPPVAHSWRRIDAWAEENYPELFDQLCEGATNNDLNDLEHQMDCSLPQDLRESLMIHDGQERGGMPTGIIFGSMLMDCEEIPQEWETWRQVNQQFMLDAAANKPPTPSGSEASSSKQRPGSSSSSNGPGEWRQNLLAKQTCIPPNTVQKAYAHAGWIPLVRDWGGNNLAVDLAPGPAGRYGQIILFGRDYDTKYVVARSWAAFLALVADDLNSGKWFIDEETNELKLREFKDARVEPSYFNILRWRMDQKHGRQAAKRQSQRPVSRVASKSNSPLGSRSASPYANPQDSNGDIRGRSMQRLRDASPLTSPMRNGVGKPPAPFLSRVTEEAAVELTDAVIEPSTLVDVEDDDEDDVRNSEDAKRPTVTTLERSESDLAKDKGKEVESPKANGKHPEVIIDDTMKEIEI; this is translated from the exons ATGGCCGC ACTCGGATCTGCTTTTCGCACGTTCTGGCATACAATGACCAGCAATGACCGGC ATTCCGATTTCGACTCGCCGCAACGCACCGGTCGCCATGTTCCGCTTCAGAATGGCCGTCATATCATGACAGGCATCGCGACCGCTTCCGACTCGCGAGCCGACATCCATAGCCCCTACTTTGACGATTCCCGGGATCCCTCCGCCCAGGGCTCACCCACCAACGGCAACCGAGGATACTCACCGGGCCTCCGATCGCAGAACGTAAATAAGGATGGTTTCGAGGTCCAGTCGCCTGGTGACGTCGCTATGCAGTCATTTGAGAATGGAGTCCCTCCGCCCCCTCCTGTGGCACACTCCTGGAGACGTATCGATGCATGGGCCGAGGAGAACTACCCAGAGCTGTTTGACCAGCTGTGTGAGGGTGCCACGAACAACGATCTGAACGATCTGGAGCACCAAATGGACTGCTCTCTGCCCCAGGATCTCCGCGAGTCTCTCATGATTCACGACGGCCAGGAACGAGGTGGAATGCCTACGGGTATCATTTTCGGCTCAATGTTGATGGACTGCGAAGAGATTCCCCAGGAGTGGGAGACATGGCGACAAGTGAATCAGCAATTCATGTTggacgccgccgccaataAGCCACCAACCCCGTCAGGCAGcgaggcttcttcttctaagCAGCGACCCggatcctcttcatcatccaacGGCCCCGGCGAGTGGAGGCAGAATCTCCTGGCTAAACAGACGTGCATTCCTCCGAATACCGTGCAAAAGGCATACGCACACGCCGGCTGGATCCCTCTGGTCCGCGATTGGGGTGGCAACAACCTGGCCGTCGACTTGGCTCCCGGCCCTGCTGGTCGCTACGGCCAAATTATTCTGTTTGGCCGCGACTACGACACTAAATACGTTGTTGCCCGTTCTTGGGCCGCCTTCCTCGCCTTGGTTGCTGACGATCTCAACAGCGGAAAGTGGTTCATCGATGAAGAGACCAATGAGCTCAAGCTTCGAGAATTCAAGGATGCGCGAGTTGAACCTTCTTATTTCAACATCCTTCGATGGAGAATGGATCAGAAGCATGGACGACAGGCTGCCAAGCGACAGTCCCAACGGCCTGTTTCCCGAGTCGCGTCCAAGAGCAACTCGCCCCTCGGCTCTCGATCTGCCTCGCCTTATGCCAATCCCCAGGACTCAAACGGTGATATCCGCGGCCGGTCGATGCAGCGTCTTCGCGATGCCTCCCCTCTTACTAGCCCCATGAGGAACGGTGTCGGCAAGCCCCCGGCTCCTTTCCTAAGCCGCGTGACAGAGGAGGCAGCGGTTGAGCTCACTGATGCGGTCATTGAGCCCAGCACTCTGGTCGACgtggaggatgatgatgaggatgatgtaCGAAACAGCGAAGACGCAAAGCGCCCTACCGTAACGACCCTTGAACGCTCAGAGTCAGATCTGGCCAAGGACAAGGGCAAGGAAGTCGAGTCTCCTAAAGCAAATGGTAAACACCCCGAGGTTATCATCGACGATACCATgaaagagattgagattTAG
- a CDS encoding uncharacterized protein (EggNog:ENOG41~TransMembrane:3 (i34-57o390-409i421-440o)~antiSMASH:Cluster_5.4), whose product MSKGRSQPSKSIESTYTALPPQLVAWRALRSGHLMLVMICIIALLSNVLAVGLGALFNEDQMTASYSATFTPNIAPQFDNQSVFHFPNLGFLVTSGLYQDELYITMANISSGTPLTPWTTSDYFFQPYTVDSGSEGNSSSTYRISTRGFGVNANCTAVPSSKLAITFPPGLEKTCPGNSSYIVEVAKMKIRTSEFMRSSGLSSIEYSDIFNPADYFDDCGRAITFGWGRTPQGADMNGTIEASFAFCKPYFQTAMFDVRHDAEGNVLAYGRTSDISTHLDGDGQDVQTKRMVTQMNKLLRASVTEWHNDTLTRDWMSYLLAITLDSRDFLDPEKPPPDPNSLIPTIEKLYRQLFVTVLGLNLQLFVPGDQDLSISGERLRDETRIFVDQSAFIITAIVLGFNIIALIIFYSRGIRFNLPRVPTTIGSILAFISASHILLLDDEASSSSGEAKEEKTYSFGRYIGVDQKVHLGIDMDPHVALVDPASLREKRSFIHRIAPSGLRRRKELGPVSNSTWL is encoded by the coding sequence ATGTCAAAAGGACGAAGCCAACCTTCCAAATCCATCGAATCAACATACACGGCACTGCCTCCTCAGTTGGTGGCATGGAGGGCGCTCCGATCCGGGCATCTAATGCTAGTCATGATATGTATCATTGCTCTGTTATCGAATGTCCTCGCTGTAGGACTTGGTGCTCTCTTCAACGAAGATCAGATGACGGCCAGCTATTCCGCTACCTTTACTCCCAACATTGCTCCACAGTTTGATAATCAATCTGTGTTTCACTTTCCGAATTTGGGTTTTCTAGTCACTTCTGGGCTTTATCAAGATGAGCTATACATTACGATGGCGAATATTTCTTCTGGGACGCCACTGACCCCTTGGACGACCTCTGACTACTTCTTCCAGCCATACACGGTTGATAGCGGCAGCGAAGGcaatagcagcagtactTATCGAATATCGACTCGCGGCTTCGGTGTCAATGCGAACTGCACTGCCGTACCATCGTCAAAACTTGCAATTACATTTCCGCCCGGCCTAGAAAAGACTTGTCCAGGCAATAGCTCCTATATAGTCGAGGTTGCCAAAATGAAAATTCGAACGAGTGAATTTATGAGATCCAGTGGACTGTCCTCTATCGAATACAGTGACATCTTCAATCCAGCAGACTATTTCGACGATTGCGGTAGAGCCATCACTTTTGGTTGGGGACGAACCCCACAAGGGGCTGACATGAACGGGACTATCGAAGCAAGCTTCGCCTTCTGTAAGCCGTATTTCCAAACGGCAATGTTTGACGTGCGTCATGATGCAGAGGGCAATGTGTTAGCATACGGGAGAACGAGTGATATATCTACGCACTTGGATGGCGACGGCCAAGACGTGcaaacaaaaagaatggTCACACAGATGAATAAATTGCTTAGAGCGTCTGTAACTGAATGGCACAATGACACCCTGACGAGAGACTGGATGAGTTACCTGCTGGCCATAACTCTGGACTCGAGAGACTTCCTGGACCCCGAAAAGCCGCCCCCTGATCCAAATAGTTTGATACCGACAATCGAGAAATTGTATCGGCAGTTATTTGTCACTGTTCTCGGCCTTAACCTACAGCTATTTGTCCCCGGCGATCAAGACCTCTCAATATCAGGCGAAAGGCTAAGAGACGAAACACGAATATTCGTGGACCAAAGCGCATTTATCATAACAGCCATCGTCCTAGGCTTCAACATCATCGCGCTCATCATCTTTTACTCCCGCGGCATCAGGTTCAACCTCCCTCGTGTGCCAACCACCATTGGTTCAATCCTCGCATTCATTTCCGCAAGCcacattcttcttctggacgACGaagcgtcatcttcatccggAGAagcaaaggaggaaaagacgTATAGCTTTGGGCGATACATTGGGGTAGATCAGAAGGTGCATTTAGGGATTGACATGGATCCGCACGTTGCGCTGGTTGATCCAGCGTcgttgagagagaagaggtcTTTTATACATAGGATAGCGCCTAGTGGtctgaggaggagaaaagagcttGGGCCAGTGAGTAATAGCACTTGGTTATGA
- a CDS encoding uncharacterized protein (EggNog:ENOG41~antiSMASH:Cluster_5.4), giving the protein MADWRSLPAEVRIMILDRIVWSGAADGNITGYATVSREWQAYFEPLSFRRLVLNHSRVADFGKLTRNRKWMVKHIWLRVELPRYHCPRSGHIETPDQTQRNNQIFTQALWQLLKVLGSWGNRKVYDPVDGTGPVLELSAHSPSDMKHRFDACAMDKDVYPHISDENCTDEEFSNHIRRELRKDGNRGHHCQAASHPDGTVAHLCMFQYIQLDFSAIKNLRVKKLPRVDAIKGLILRRQHYRRFSARTVAEIARSFHTIGNVIYEPIFVRPRFADRVHPQTFEQEYRDLICETHRFNSFSIFMGYYAHRDVVVVPIWKLSDSFSLMLADESHSLEHLSQAFVGDALMFFQDFLQPGSLKYQSYLDSSRGAVQKALLAHLSAIGKRVPSNRLHSPEEFEQALLKAAGYEDGLIPRSIYKPQWPKLKTLALTSRFHLVADPNRKGMDIFEAAGFAALEMPELQTMEIWSSRCHDFFRYCRNDEKAGRRPTITLGSHNNVAFEPRVSIVWDRVARKHSNQGITAKTQILRSIRAFPTEYPYQEIDNLELREKIVHPISLCEFRWFNEGWERTEGRKTFRFLPWPL; this is encoded by the exons ATGGCGGACTGGAGGTCTTTACCCGCCGAAGTCCGAATCATGATCCTGGATCGGATTGTTTGGTCTGGCGCTGCTGACGGCAATATTACCGGCTACGCAACTGTTTCTCGAGAATGGCAGGCATACTTTGAGCCCCTAAGTTTCCGCAGGCTCGTCTTGAACCACTCACGTGTTGCTGACTTTGGCAAATTAACCCGCAATCGGAAGTGGATGGTAAAACACATCTGGTTGCGCGTCGAACTTCCAAGGTATCACTGTCCTAGGAGCGGCCATATCGAGACGCCCGACCAGACGCAAAGAAACAACCAGATTTTCACGCAAGCCTTGTGGCAACTACTAAAAGTCCTAGGCTCCTGGGGAAATAGAAAAGTGTATGATCCTGTCGACGGCACCGGGCCTGTCTTGGAGCTCAGTGCGCACTCTCCGAGCGATATGAAGCACCGCTTCGACGCCTGTGCCATGGATAAGGATGTGTATCCGCACATCTCTGACGAGAATTGTACCGACGAAGAATTCAGTAATCATATACGACGAGAACTGCGGAAAGACGGGAACAGAGGTCACCACTGCCAAGCTGCCAGCCACCCAGATGGAACCGTCGCTCACCTATGCATGTTCCAGTACATACAACTGGATTTCAGCGCCATCAAAAATTTGAGAGTGAAAAAGCTTCCACGTGTTGATGCTATCAAGGGATTAATCCTCCGTCGGCAGCATTATCGACGATTCAGCGCCCGAACGGTTGCCGAGATTGCTAGGAGCTTTCACACTATTGGCAATGTGATTTATGAGCCTATCTTTGTAAGACCTCGCTTCGCTGATAGAG TCCATCCCCAAACGTTCGAACAAGAGTATAGAGATTTAATATGCGAGACGCATCGCTTCAACAGCTTCTCTATCTTCATGGGTTACTACGCGCATCGTgacgtggtggtggtgcctaTTTGGAAATTATCGGATTCATTCAGTCTGATGCTGGCAGATGAAAGCCATTCCCTGGAGCATCTATCCCAAGCTTTCGTTGGGGACGCACTGATGTTTTTTCAAGATTTCTTGCAGCCAGGGAGCCTAAAATACCAATCATATCTGGACTCATCACGCGGCGCAGTGCAGAAAGCCCTCTTGGCACATCTATCCGCCATTGGCAAGCGTGTGCCTTCAAATCGACTTCACTCACCGGAAGAATTTGAACAAGCCCTCCTCAAGGCGGCGGGTTATGAGGATGGATTGATTCCCCGTTCAATTTATAAGCCACAGTGGCCGAAACTCAAGACCCTGGCCTTGACGTCGCGCTTTCACCTTGTAGCGGATCCGAATAGAAAAGGGATGGATATATTTGAGGCCGCTGGCTTTGCTGCACTAGAGATGCCTGAGCTCCAGACGATGGAGATTTGGAGCTCGCGGTGTCATGACTTTTTCCGATACTGCCGCAATGATGAGAAAGCAGGTAGACGTCCGACAATCACTTTAGGTTCCCACAACAATGTGGCCTTCGAGCCACGAGTGTCGATTGTGTGGGATCGAGTGGCAAGGAAGCATTCCAATCAAGGAATTACTGCTAAAACACAAATACTACGGAGTATAAGGGCATTTCCTACTGAATATCCATACCAAGAGATTGACAACTTGGAGCTCCGCGAGAAGATTGTGCACCCAATATCACTCTGTGAGTTCAGATGGTTTAATGAAGGCTGGGAGAGAACTGAAGGCCGGAAGACGTTTCGTTTTCTTCCGTGGCCCTTATAA
- a CDS encoding uncharacterized protein (TransMembrane:5 (i70-93o113-134i181-198o543-565i666-684o)~EggNog:ENOG41~antiSMASH:Cluster_5.4) codes for MASQPECEPLSPNDYGIRRPLQSQFSQGSSLEGANSNSLWCRQPRRAPSLRENNNNVLRKGWKPLSMEPAILVLLTLLTLLIAGGIEVLAHLSKSKGALALSRTQDEIPQYAMLSYLYAPNIVAVLYSLMWSWVDLDVKRMQPWFELSKPGGATAENSLFLDYPYDFIATVPIKAAKRRHWPVFFAGTVTVVIFWLITPLQSSIMGTGFVNRTEPAIIATRSSMVPLSNQSALLTNEILNTGYATGWLGQNFPPFTTADYAILPFYIDNDPGASQQQLNWTAVTTKLWTELDCWPAAYQRQYPATTEWNFQNGQGCNATVSLNLDSNLAMYYVGYHTSPYEDFHLANSVYCPATENSTHQFLAIWASTTLSSNFSVTPEVNVTALFCQPSYYKQQVVVSITTDDYKSQNTSIQPISPREPLTEKEFNSTSFEFLIATGMPMEEAPGLIITRDYPFERVVEIEPRLNRTDLNLPVSNMVGYALAGRNEPATPYRDPNALHEAFNRAHKYLFAIAVNKLLINETDVGNSTAVSSFQQSGIIVSRLFSAIVEGLLLFVAIFIVSLLWACHKSTSYLNANPSSISRLAAIFRNGSDANKLFRPVDHADEKSLQELFQGDKFRLARSDNNDPKSLYIEKMDDSEQSHSDKRFDKPTGYYEPIRPAVLRREVGLLFAVMQIGALVGISYLKTQSDKENGEF; via the exons ATGGCGTCGCAGCCTGAGTGTGAACCACTTTCACCAAACGATTACGGTATTAGAAGACCTCTACAGTCTCAATTTTCTCAAGGATCGAGCTTAGAGGGCGcaaacagcaacagcttaTGGTGTCGACAGCCGAGGAGAGCGCCATCACTACGAGAAAACAACAATAATG TGTTGCGAAAAGGCTGGAAGCCGCTTTCTATGGAGCCAGCCATTTTAGTGCTGCTTACACTGTTGACGCTGCTCATTGCCGGCGGTATTGAAGTGCTAGCACATCTTAGTAAATCTAAAGGCGCTCTTGCACTGTCACGAACCCAAGATGAGATCCCGCAGTATGCGATGCTCAGTTATCTCTATGCTCCTAATATAGTGGCCGTCCTGTACAGTCTCATGTGGAGCTGGGTAGATCTCGACGTTAAGCGAATGCAACCATGGTTCGAGCTATCCAAGCCTGGGGGAGCGACGGCCGAGAATTCCCTGTTCCTCGATTACCCTTACGACTTCATTGCCACTGTTCCTATCAAGGCAGCTAAGAGGAG acaTTGGCCAGTGTTCTTTGCTGGAACAGTGACAGTAGTCATTTTCTGGCTCATCACTCCTCTGCAGAGCTCCATTATGGGAACCGGCTTTGTCAATAGGACAGAGCCAGCAATAATAGCAACGCGATCATCCATGGTCCCGCTCTCAAACCAGTCGGCCCTTTTGACCAACGAAATTCTCAACACAGGATACGCCACGGGATGGCTTGGCCAGAATTTCCCTCCCTTTACAACCGCCGACTATGCGATACTTCCGTTCTATATCGATAATGATCCTGGTGCGTCTCAACAGCAGCTGAATTGGACGGCCGTAACGACGAAGCTATGGACTGAGCTCGACTGTTGGCCTGCAGCGTACCAAAGACAATATCCTGCTACAACAGAGTGGAACTTCCAGAACGGCCAGGGTTGCAATGCCACCGTCAGTCTCAATCTAGACTCAAATCTCGCTATGTATTACGTTGGATATCATACCAGTCCATACGAGGACTTTCACTTGGCAAATTCCGTTTATTGTCCCGCAACTGAAAATTCGACACATCAGTTCCTCGCCATTTGGGCGTCGACAACTCTCAGCTCTAACTTTTCAGTCACCCCTGAAGTCAATGTGACAGCGCTTTTTTGTCAACCATCTTACTATAAGCAGCAAGTAGTAGTTTCTATTACTACAGATGATTATAAATCACAGAATACATCTATTCAGCCCATATCGCCCCGGGAGCCTCTTACTGAGAAAGAATTCAACTCAACATCTTTCGAGTTCCTCATCGCGACCGGAATGCCCATGGAGGAAGCGCCAGGACTTATCATTACGCGAGATTACCCTTTTGAGCGGGTCGTTGAGATAGAACCCCGGCTAAACAGGACAGATTTGAATTTACCAGTTTCTAACATGGTTGGATATGCTCTTGCTGGCCGTAACGAGCCAGCAACTCCATACAGAGATCCAAATGCTCTTCACGAAGCATTCAATCGCGCCCACAAATATCTGTTTGCTATTGCTGTAAACAAATTACTGATTAATGAGACAGATGTGGGCAATAGCACTGCAGTTTCTTCCTTTCAGCAGAGCGGCATTATTGTCAGCAGATTGTTTTCCGCCATCGTGGAgggtctcctcctctttgtgGCGATTTTTATAGTCAGCCTCTTGTGGGCTTGCCACAAGTCCACGAGCTATCTAAACGCCAatccatcttccatctcaagGCTCGCTGCTATATTCCGCAACGGATCAGACGCGAATAAACTATTCCGTCCAGTCGACCACGCGGATGAGAAATCCCTACAGGAGCTGTTTCAGGGCGACAAATTCCGACTTGCGCGAAGCGATAACAATGATCCTAAAAGTTTATACAtagagaagatggatgatTCTGAACAGAGTCATAGTGATAAACGATTTGACAAGCCAACTGGCTACTATGAGCCTATTCGACCGGCGGTTTTGCGGAGAGAGGTGGGACTGCTCTTTGCAGTAATGCAAATTGGAGCTCTTGTCGGTATTTCATATCTTAAGACTCAGAGCGATAAGGAAAATGGTGAGTTTTAG
- a CDS encoding uncharacterized protein (EggNog:ENOG41~CAZy:AA11~antiSMASH:Cluster_5.4~SECRETED:SignalP(1-17)), with the protein MLSKLFTVILLATAASAHMKITSPIPYGASSLNNSPLFGNASDFPCKQRDGVYDLEGASNVYAQGSTQKLAFLGSTVHGGGSCQVSVTTDAQPDKNSVWKVIKSIEGGCPAKGQIGNMGEDASAIDPFTYDFTIPKELESGNYTLAWTWFNKVGGVREMYMNCAPVTVTGSGGSKDFMNTLPDMFVANIDGHGCATPDDKDVLFPDPGNDVDKFNGATEAFAPAICTGTSTGVASAAPTNGGSGSAPTGSPAQPTQASVPGGVFITKPPASQPAATQPAVSQPVVTSAPVANPPAATSAAAPPPAPSSGSNASSGSSPSGGFAAGTACSSEGQWNCIGGTHFQRCASGSWSAPQAVAGGTSCQSGQAENLKMVAKRGMKSMRHAVRMRA; encoded by the coding sequence ATGCTCTCCAAGCTTTTCACCGTCATTCTCCTGGCTACGGCCGCCAGTGCCCACATGAAGATTACCAGCCCTATCCCATATGGCGCTTCAAGTCTGAACAACTCCCCTCTCTTTGGCAACGCTTCAGATTTCCCTTGCAAGCAGCGAGACGGCGTCTATGACCTTGAGGGAGCAAGCAATGTGTATGCCCAAGGCAGCACCCAAAAACTCGCTTTTCTCGGATCCACTGTTCACGGTGGCGGCTCATGCCAAGTTTCCGTTACTACTGATGCGCAGCCTGATAAAAACTCAGTCTGGAAAGTTATCAAGTCCATCGAGGGTGGCTGCCCTGCCAAAGGTCAAATAGGCAATATGGGTGAAGACGCCAGCGCTATAGACCCTTTCACATATGACTTCACTATTCCTAAGGAATTGGAATCCGGCAACTACACTCTGGCCTGGACTTGGTTCAACAAGGTTGGTGGCGTCCGTGAGATGTACATGAACTGTGCCCCTGTGACAGTCACTGGATCAGGAGGCTCGAAAGACTTCATGAATACTCTTCCGGATATGTTCGTAGCCAACATTGACGGTCATGGCTGCGCAACTCCAGATGACAAAGATGTTCTGTTCCCCGACCCTGGAAATGATGTTGACAAATTCAACGGCGCTACTGAAGCCTTCGCTCCTGCAATTTGTACGGGCACCTCCACCGGCGTCGCCAGCGCAGCTCCTACCAACGGCGGATCTGGATCTGCTCCCACCGGTTCTCCTGCCCAGCCTACTCAAGCCAGTGTTCCCGGCGGCGTCTTTATCACTAAGCCACCAGCTTCTCAGCCCGCTGCTACCCAGCCTGCCGTTTCCCAGCCTGTTGTCACCTCTGCTCCTGTAGCGAACCCCCCTGCTGCTACCTCTGCTGCCGCCCCTCCACCGGCTCCCAGCTCCGGCTCCAACGCCAGCTCAGGATCAAGCCCCAGCGGTGGTTTCGCAGCTGGCACAGCTTGCTCTTCTGAAGGCCAATGGAACTGTATTGGCGGAACTCACTTCCAGAGATGCGCCAGCGGTAGTTGGTCTGCTCCCCAGGCTGTTGCTGGAGGCACTTCATGCCAGTCTGGCCAGGCTGAGAACCTCAAAATGGTTGCCAAGAGGGGTATGAAATCTATGCGCCACGCCGTTCGCATGCGGGCTTAA